From a single Miscanthus floridulus cultivar M001 chromosome 8, ASM1932011v1, whole genome shotgun sequence genomic region:
- the LOC136475844 gene encoding pyrophosphate-energized vacuolar membrane proton pump-like — MAAAAILPELATQVLIPVAAAVGIAFAVVQWVLVSKVRLTPELRTDGGAAKSGPSGYLIEEEEGLNDDNVVVKCAEIQNAISEGATSFLFTEYKYVGLFMGIFAILIFLFLGSVEGFSTKSQPCHYSKGKTCKPALANAIFSTIAFVLGAVTSLVSGFLGMKIATYANARTTLEARKGVGKAFITAFRSGAVMGFLLAASGLLVLYIAINLFGIYYGDDWEGLFEAITGYGLGGSSMALFGRVGGGIYTKAADVGADLVGKVERNIPEDDPRNPAVIADNVGDNVGDIAGMGSDLFGSYAESSCAALVVASISSFGINHEFTPMVYPLLVSSVGIIACLITTLFATDFFEIKVVNEIEPALKKQLIISTVVMTIGIALISWLGLPYTFTIYNFGAQKTVQSWQLFLCVAVGLWAGLVIGFVTEYYTSNAYSPVQDVADSCRTGAATNVIFGLALGYKSVIIPIFAIAFSIFLSFSLAAMYGVAVAALGMLSTIATGLAIDAYGPISDNAGGIAEMAGMNHRIRERTDALDSAGNTTAAIGKGFAIGSAALVSLALFGAFVSRAAISTVDVLTPKVFIGLIVGAMLPYWFSAMTMKSVGSAALKMVEEVRRQFNTIPGLMEGTTKPDYATCVKISTDASIKEMIPPGALVMLTPLIVGILFGVETLSGVLAGALVSGVQIAISASNTGGAWDNAKKYIEAGASEHARTLGPKGSDPHKAAVIGDTIGDPLKDTSGPSLNILIKLMAVESLVFAPFFAAHGGILFKWL, encoded by the exons ATGGCTGCGGCGGCGATCCTGCCGGAGCTGGCGACGCAGGTGCTCATCCCGGTCGCGGCGGCCGTGGGCATCGCGTTCGCGGTGGTGCAGTGGGTGCTGGTGTCCAAGGTGCGGCTCACCCCCGAGCTCCGCACGGACGGCGGAGCCGCGAAGAGCGGGCCCAGCGGCTACCTcatcgaggaggaggaggggctcAACGACGACAACGTCGTCGTCAAGTGCGCCGAGATCCAGAACGCCATCTCCGAAG GAGCTACATCTTTCCTTTTCACTGAGTACAAGTATGTTGGATTATTCATGGGCATCTTTGCAATCCTTATATTCCTCTTCCTTGGGTCTGTCGAGGGATTCAGCACGAAGAGTCAACCTTGCCACTATAGCAAGGGCAAGACTTGCAAGCCTGCACTTGCTAATGCCATCTTCAGTACTATAGCTTTTGTGCTTGGTGCAGTCACCTCACTGGTTTCTGGCTTTCTTGGAATGAAGATCGCAACTTATGCGAATGCCCGGACAACTTTAGAGGCCAGAAAGGGTGTCGGGAAGGCATTTATTACTGCCTTCCGATCTGGTGCAGTTATGGGCTTCCTGCTTGCTGCCAGCGGTCTTTTGGTTCTTTACATTGCTATCAATTTGTTTGGAATTTATTACGGTGATGACTGGGAAGGTCTTTTTGAGGCTATTACTGGTTATGGCCTTGGTGGTTCTTCTATGGCTCTTTTCGGCCGCGTTGGTGGTGGTATTTATACCAAGGCTGCTGATGTTGGTGCTGACCTCGTGGGGAAGGTAGAAAGAAACATTCCTGAGGACGATCCAAGAAACCCAGCT GTCATTGCTGACAATGTTGGTGATAATGTTGGAGATATTGCTGGAATGGGATCAGATCTCTTTGGCTCATATGCTGAATCGTCATGTGCTGCTCTTGTTGTGGCCTCGATCTCGTCTTTTGGAATCAACCATGAATTTACTCCAATGGTGTACCCCCTTCTTGTCAGCTCTGTTGGTATTATAGCATGTCTCATAACAACGCTGTTTGCAACTGATTTCTTCGAGATAAAGGTTGTGAATGAAATAGAGCCTGCTCTCAAGAAACAACTTATAATATCCACTGTTGTGATGACTATTGGCATTGCGCTCATCAGTTGGCTTGGTCTTCCATACACATTCACCATTTATAACTTTGGAGCCCAGAAGACAGTGCAAAGCTG GCAATTGTTCTTGTGTGTGGCTGTTGGTCTCTGGGCTGGCCTAGTCATTGGTTTTGTTACTGAGTACTACACAAGCAATGCCTACAG TCCTGTACAAGATGTTGCTGATTCCTGCAGAACTGGAGCTGCCACTAATGTCATTTTTGGGCTTGCTTTGGGTTACAAATCAGTCATTATCCCAATTTTTGCTATTGCGTTTAGTATCTTCCTCAGCTTCAGCCTTGCTGCCATGTATGGTGTTGCTGTGGCTGCTCTTGGAATGCTAAGTACCATTGCCACAGGCCTTGCTATTGATGCCTATGGCCCTATCAGTGATAATGCTGGAGGAATAGCTGAAATGGCTGGGATGAACCATAGGATTCGTGAGAGAACTGATGCTCTAGATTCTGCAGGAAACACCACTGCTGCAATTGGAAAG GGTTTTGCCATTGGCTCCGCAGCCTTGGTGTCCCTTGCACTCTTCGGTGCCTTTGTAAGCCGGGCTGCTATCTCCACTGTTGATGTTCTGACTCCTAAAGTATTCATCGGGCTTATTGTCGGTGCTATGCTCCCATACTGGTTCTCGGCAATGACCATGAAGAGTGTAGGCAGTGCTGCACTCAAGATGGTGGAGGAAGTCCGACGGCAGTTCAACACCATCCCTGGGCTCATGGAGGGCACCACAAAGCCTGACTATGCAACTTGTGTCAAGATCTCAACGGATGCATCCATCAAGGAGATGATCCCCCCAGGTGCTCTTGTTATGCTCACACCACTGATCGTTGGGATTTTGTTTGGGGTTGAGACCCTCTCTGGAGTCCTTGCTGGTGCCCTTGTCTCTGGTGTTCAG ATTGCCATTTCTGCATCCAACACTGGTGGTGCCTGGGACAATGCCAAGAAGTACATTGAG GCTGGAGCTTCAGAGCATGCCAGGACCCTTGGCCCAAAAGGTTCTGACCCTCACAAGGCGGCTGTCATTGGTGATACCATTGGAGATCCTCTCAAGGACACGTCTGGCCCCTCCCTCAACATCCTCATCAAGCTAATGGCGGTTGAATCCCTTGTCTTCGCCCCCTTCTTCGCCGCCCATGGTGGCATTCTCTTCAAATGGCTCTAA